One Xiphophorus maculatus strain JP 163 A chromosome 9, X_maculatus-5.0-male, whole genome shotgun sequence DNA segment encodes these proteins:
- the LOC102220343 gene encoding inosine-uridine preferring nucleoside hydrolase-like → MANKLVIIDTDCGIDDAQAIMMALAAPNLEVLAVTCVFGNAAVENVCQNVLRVLSVCERQGIPVFQGSAGPLVGVSNPFSDHFGVDGLGDVIEDRDPQWKEKIQQEHAVDAMIRLASKYENQVSLVALGPLTNLALAVRLDPRFPQKLGELFIMGGNMEGKGNVTVCAEFNFAADPESAYIVLEEFVCPTYLATWEYSGRNALTWEFFEELVNQDFPAARFMKTVTSKCWAYSKEAMKNKRDVYFGPGFVSYDSYAMAACVDGGTVLESIECPVRVELQGSMSRGMLVLDRTKSLKKSHAVRVMSKCDVKKLGRLLMESLKQPPRK, encoded by the exons ATGGCAAACAAGTTGGTGATCATCGACACAGACTGCGGCATTGACGACGCTCAGGCCATAATGATGGCCTTGGCGGCGCCCAACCTGGAGGTCCTGGCTGTGACCTGCGTGTTTGGGAACGCCGCGGTGGAGAACGTGTGTCAGAACGTTCTGCGGGTTCTCTCTGTCTGCGAGCGCCAGGGG ATTCCAGTGTTTCAAGGCAGTGCTGGTCCTCTTGTTGGAGTCAGTAACCCATTCAGTGACCACTTTGGAGTTGATGGACTTGGGGATGTGATAGAAGACAGAGATCCTCAGTGGAAGGAGAAAATTCAACAGGAGCATGCTGTCGATGCCATGATTAGATTGGCATCTAAATATGAGAATCAG GTCTCCTTGGTGGCCCTGGGCCCGCTCACCAACCTGGCGCTGGCCGTCAGACTGGATCCACGCTTTCCCCAAAAGCTCGGAGAGCTCTTCATCATGGGAGGAAACATGGAGG GAAAGGGGAACGTGACCGTCTGTGCAGAGTTCAACTTTGCAGCGGATCCAGAGTCGGCTTACATTGTTCTAGAAGAGTTCGTCTGCCCTACTTACCTCGCTACGTGGGAATACTCTGGCAGAAATGCCCTGACTTGG GAGTTCTTTGAAGAGCTGGTCAACCAGGACTTCCCGGCGGCCCGCTTCATGAAGACGGTGACGTCGAAGTGTTGGGCCTACTCCAAAGAAGCCATGAAGAACAAGAGAGACGTGTACTTCGGGCCTGGCTTTGTCTCTTACGACTCCTACGCGATGGCGGCCTGCGTGGACGGCGGCACCGTGCTGGAGAGCATCGAGTGCCCGGTGCGCGTGGAGCTGCAGGGCTCCATGAGCCGCGGCATGTTGGTGCTGGATCGCACAAAGTCTCTGAAGAAGAGCCACGCCGTGAGGGTCATGTCTAAATGTGATGTGAAGAAGCTTGGTCGGCTCCTAATGGAGTCCCTCAAACAACCGCCGAGGAAGTAA